A stretch of Monomorium pharaonis isolate MP-MQ-018 chromosome 7, ASM1337386v2, whole genome shotgun sequence DNA encodes these proteins:
- the LOC105836578 gene encoding serine/threonine-protein phosphatase 2A regulatory subunit B'' subunit gamma, with product MDVREDMELETLLRNHVVAKKSGESSQEDEEKKEDEYFQKMYQHWKGVKTKDDTTYKVIPKFYFKLPKEDEILPQKLREETRALFLQRRSRQLLDNNELKALWILLDKHHSPPLSGDEQLINYEDFKKVGKLAGAKCSPYFTAVVFAKLQQGDPHGRISFMALFNYVMRKVWLHQTRIGLSLYDITGQGYLRESDLENYILELIPTLPQLEGLEKSFHSFYVCTAVRKFLFFLDPLRTGRVRIQDILACSFLDDLLELRDEDLPKDLQEANWFSAPSALKVYGQYLNLDRDHNGMLNKEELAGYGTGTLTGVFLDRIFQECLTYEGEMDYKTYLDFVLALENRHEPQSLHYLFRILDINNRGYLDTFCLNYFFRAIQEQMTMHGQEPVSFEDVKDEIFDMVKPADPCKITLQDLLSCGQGDTMVSILIEFHGFWAYENREAMAADNGDESSHV from the exons ATGGACGTTCGCGAGGACATGGAGTTAGAGACGCTGCTGCGGAACCACGTTGTAGCAAAGAAAT CGGGCGAGAGCTCTCAGGAGGATGAGGAGAAGAAGGAAGACGAATATTTTCAGAAGATGTATCAGCACTGGAAGGGCGTGAAGACCAAGGATGACACCACTTACAAAGTCATAccaaaattctattttaag TTACCGAAAGAGGATGAGATTCTACCGCAAAAACTGCGCGAAGAAACGCGTGCATTATTCTTGCAAAGGCGCTCCCGACAATTGCTTGACAACAACGAATTAAAGGCACTTTGGATCTTATTGGATAAACATCACAGTCCACCTTTATCGGGGGATGAACAGTTGATCAATTATGAGGATTTTAAGAAAGTGGGCAAACTGGCAGGAGCAAAGTGCAGTCCATACTTTACCGCGGTTGTTTTCGCCAAGCTGCAACAGGGAGACCCACATGGCAGAATCAGTTTTATGGCTCTGTTCAATTATGTCATGCGAAAAGTATGGCTGCATCAAACAAGAATTGGGCTCTCCCTGTATGACATCACGGGGCAGGGTTATCTTAGGGAATCAGATTTGGAAAATTACATCCTGGAACTGATACCCACGCTACCGCAACTTGAGGGTCTAGAAAAGTCTTTTCATTCGTTTTACGTGTGCACGGCAGTTAGAAAGTTCTTGTTCTTCTTGGACCCGCTTCGCACCGGAAGAGTTCGTATTCAGGATATTTTAGCGTGTAGTTTTCTAGATGATCTTCTAGAATTGAGAGACGAGGATTTGCCAAAGGATTTACAGGAGGCCAACTGGTTCTCCGCGCCTTCGGCGCTTAAAGTCTATGGCCAATACCTCAATTTAGATAGAGATCACAATGGAATGCTGAACAAAGAGGAACTCGCTGg ATATGGCACTGGTACTCTTACCGGCGTCTTCCTCGATCGCATCTTTCAGGAGTGTCTGACTTACGAAGGTGAGATGGATTACAAAACGTATCTGGATTTCGTTTTGGCATTAGAGAATCGGCACGAACCGCAGAGCCTTCACTACCTCTTTCGAATTCTCGATATCAACAATCGCGGTTACTTGGATACTTTTTGCctcaactatttttttagg GCTATACAAGAACAGATGACGATGCATGGCCAAGAACCTGTTAGTTTTGAAGATGTGAAGGACGAGATATTTGACATGGTGAAGCCAGCAGATCCGTGCAAAATTACGCTGCAAGATTTACTGTCTTG CGGTCAAGGCGACACGATGGTCAGTATTTTGATCGAGTTCCACGGCTTTTGGGCGTACGAAAATCGCGAAGCTATGGCGGCTGATAATGGCGATGAGTCATCCCATGTATGA
- the LOC105834517 gene encoding ER degradation-enhancing alpha-mannosidase-like protein 2, translating into MILFRAGSLFGFLILVSGFREYGRRELISLREEVRSMFDYAYTGYLMHAYPYDELRSLSCDGFDTWGSFSLTLIDALDTLAVMGNYSEFRRVAELIGARANFEANINVSVFETNIRVVGGLLSAHLLSRRAGVKLEPGWPCNGPLLRLAEDMAKRLIAAFDTPTGMPYGTVNLKYGVPEGETSITCTAGIGTFLLEFGTLSRLTGDPLYEEVAMNAIKALHYYKSNIGLVGNHIDVLTGHWTAQDSGIGAGVDSYFEYLAKGTLLFQDPLLASIFQEHRQAIEKYIRREDWYLWVSMTKGQVTLPVFQSLDAYWPGVLSLFGEIDDAMKCLHNYHRVWKQFGFTPEFYNIPQAEAGTNREGYPLRPELIESVMYLYRATRDPYLIQVGVDILRSLQHSARTTCGYATINDVRDHRKADRMESFFLAETTKYLYLLFDTDNFIHNTGSEGEIIDTQWGQCVVDAGGYIFNTEAHPIDPGALYCCHPAQEIFPDKRPILKRFLPMQNPSPITDNISPNEPYREKDAADKGHSDNVLPITIAKLSEIRHFAGEKKDAFNESASTPNASTDSPTMTTTMTTTMTTTTTATTTTTDSIEQEEKNARVEEDAETGSNQSAMSPSDRSQVLVPSSMTIYKADDSDHGGPDSGGFIESPMLSGNGQYSSNPGSGMTTERGARGRNATSGSPGARARFEPQIMLENIRQGNLYPTNVTARQNYQILSCQAQPFLQRMSIIGEFF; encoded by the coding sequence atgattCTTTTTAGAGCGGGCTCGCTTTTCGGCTTCCTGATCCTGGTCAGTGGATTCCGGGAGTACGGGAGGCGGGAGCTGATCAGCCTGCGGGAGGAGGTACGGTCCATGTTCGATTACGCTTATACCGGCTATCTGATGCACGCCTACCCGTACGACGAACTGCGTTCGTTGAGCTGCGACGGCTTCGACACCTGGGGCAGCTTCTCCCTGACGCTGATCGACGCCCTGGACACGCTCGCGGTGATGGGCAACTACTCCGAGTTCCGCCGGGTCGCCGAGCTGATCGGCGCGCGGGCCAACTTCGAGGCGAACATCAACGTGTCGGTGTTCGAGACGAACATCCGGGTTGTCGGCGGGCTGCTGAGCGCCCACCTGCTGTCGCGCCGAGCCGGCGTCAAACTCGAGCCCGGCTGGCCCTGCAATGGCCCGCTGCTGCGCCTCGCCGAGGACATGGCCAAGCGGCTGATCGCCGCGTTCGACACGCCCACCGGGATGCCGTACGGCACGGTCAATCTCAAGTACGGCGTGCCGGAGGGCGAGACCAGCATCACCTGCACCGCCGGCATCGGGACGTTCCTGCTCGAGTTCGGCACCCTCTCCCGACTGACCGGCGACCCGCTGTACGAGGAGGTGGCTATGAACGCCATAAAGGCGCTCCACTACTACAAATCCAATATCGGCCTAGTCGGCAATCACATTGACGTTCTGACCGGCCACTGGACCGCACAGGATTCCGGGATAGGCGCCGGCGTGGACTCGTACTTCGAGTACCTGGCGAAGGGCACTTTGCTGTTTCAGGATCCTTTGTTGGCCTCGATATTCCAGGAGCACAGGCAGGCGATAGAGAAGTATATCCGCCGCGAGGACTGGTACCTGTGGGTCTCGATGACCAAGGGTCAGGTGACCCTCCCCGTCTTTCAGTCCCTGGACGCGTACTGGCCCGGAGTGCTGAGCCTCTTTGGCGAGATCGACGACGCGATGAAGTGCCTACACAACTACCACCGCGTGTGGAAGCAGTTTGGCTTCACCCCAGAGTTCTACAACATACCGCAGGCCGAGGCGGGCACCAACAGGGAGGGCTACCCGTTGAGGCCGGAGCTCATCGAGTCCGTCATGTATCTTTACAGGGCGACCAGGGATCCGTATCTGATTCAGGTGGGGGTGGACATTCTCAGAAGCTTGCAGCACAGCGCCAGGACCACCTGCGGCTACGCGACCATCAATGACGTCCGGGACCACCGCAAGGCGGACCGCATGGAGTCCTTCTTTCTCGCGGAGACCACCAAGTACCTGTATCTACTCTTCGACACCGACAACTTCATCCACAACACCGGCTCCGAGGGCGAGATAATCGACACTCAATGGGGCCAGTGCGTGGTGGACGCCGGTGGGTATATCTTCAACACCGAGGCTCACCCGATCGATCCCGGTGCTCTCTACTGCTGTCATCCGGCGCAGGAGATCTTCCCGGACAAGAGGCCGATTCTGAAGAGGTTTCTCCCGATGCAGAACCCGTCGCCGATTACGGACAACATCTCGCCGAACGAGCCTTATCGTGAAAAAGACGCCGCCGACAAGGGTCATTCTGATAACGTGCTACCGATCACGATAGCGAAGTTGTCTGAGATTAGGCATTTCGCGGGCGAGAAGAAGGACGCCTTCAACGAGAGCGCCTCGACGCCAAACGCCTCGACGGACTCGCCGACGATGACAACAACGATGACGAcaacgatgacgacgacgacgacggcgacgactaCCACGACGGATTCCATCGAGCAGGAGGAAAAGAATGCGAGGGTCGAGGAAGATGCGGAGACCGGGTCGAATCAGAGCGCGATGTCCCCGAGCGACCGATCACAGGTCCTCGTGCCCTCGTCGATGACGATCTACAAGGCCGACGACAGCGACCACGGCGGTCCCGACAGTGGGGGTTTCATCGAGTCCCCGATGCTGTCGGGGAACGGACAATACTCCAGCAACCCCGGCAGCGGAATGACGACCGAGAGGGGCGCGCGAGGGCGAAACGCCACGTCGGGTTCCCCCGGCGCCAGGGCGAGATTCGAGCCACAGATAATGCTGGAGAACATCAGGCAGGGAAATCTCTATCCGACCAATGTCACGGCGCGGCAAAACTATCAGATTCTGTCCTGTCAGGCTCAACCATTCCTACAACGAATGTCGATCATAGGAGAATTTTTTTAG
- the LOC105834518 gene encoding CXXC-type zinc finger protein 1 translates to MADKRQHSLSKEEIAKQFMLPERKSKIATLLKQDGQAYCICRSSDSSRFMIGCDACEEWYHGDCINITEKDAKHIKQFFCVRCREEDPTLITRYKPRRTDQDDRKHKKYKEKEKGHRYEYDAPWGPSMEKKSSKRCGECTGCMRTENCGKCDACRHLKKFGPSVRLKLRCIQRTCRVLGDPLKPSKSLNKGTKLTKRRKRDSSNERNEYLEPPRHCYGPACTKQSRPGSKYCSDDCGLKLAASRIYQVLPQRIQEWSLTACIAEQNNRRALETVRKQQHDVRRILQELEKRHVELDRIVERAKHASIDPQAEVDDNDDTESSMYCITCGHEVHSRTAVKHMEKCFNKYESQASFGSIFKTRIEGQVMFCDFYNPVNRTYCKRLRVLCPEHCKDPKIGDTEVCGCPLVTNVFDATGEFCRAPKKSCVKHYMWEKLRRAEIDMERVRQWLKIDELVEQERQIRSNMATRAGVLALMLHSTYNHELMEQMTQEQSREQLQAMEEELQRRYGVHQKEQCME, encoded by the exons ATGGCTGATAAAAGGCAGCACAGTTTATCG AAAGAGGAAATAGCAAAGCAATTTATGCTGCCAGAGAGGAAGAGCAAAATCGCAACGTTATTGAAACAGGATGGGCAAGCCTATTGCATATGCAGGAGCTCCGACAGTTCTCGCTTTATGAT agGATGCGACGCGTGCGAGGAGTGGTACCATGGTGATTGCATAAACATAACTGAAAAGGACGCGAagcatataaaacaatttttctgtGTT CGTTGTCGAGAGGAAGATCCGACGTTGATAACGCGATACAAGCCACGCAGAACCGACCAAGATGACAGGAAGCACAAGAAGTACAAGGAGAAGGAGAAGGGACATCGATACGAATATGACGCGCCGTGGGGTCCTAGCATGGAAAAGAAATCGTCCAAACGTTGCGGAGAATGTACAGGATGTATGCGTACAGAAAATTGTGGAAAGTGTGACGCTTGCag GCATTTGAAGAAATTTGGGCCCTCGGTGCGACTGAAGCTCCGATGTATTCAACGAACCTGCCGTGTGCTGGGCGACCCGCTGAAACCTTCCAAAAGTCTCAACAAGGGAACAAAATTGACCAAGAGGCGCAAGAGAGATTCGAGTAACGAGAGAAACGAGTATCTGGAGCCGCCGCGGCACTGCTACGGGCCCGCGTGCACGAAGCAGTCGCGACCTGGTAGCAAGTACTGCTCGGACGATTGCGGCCTGAAACTGGCGGCGAGTAGAATCTACCAGGTGCTGCCGCAGCGGATACAAGAATGGTCGTTGACCGCGTGCATCGCGGAGCAGAATAACAGACGCGCTCTGGAAACCGTGAGGAAACAGCAGCACGACGTTCGTAGGATATTACAGGAACTGGAGAAGAGACACGTCGAATTAGATCGTATTGTCGAACGTGCGAAGCACGCGTCTATCGACCCGCAAGCCGAAGtagacgacaacgacgacacAGAGAGCAGCATGTACTGTATCACGTGTGGTCATGAGGTCCACTCGAGAACTGCAGTGAAACATatggaaaaatgtttcaataag TATGAATCGCAAGCGTCGTTCGGCTCAATCTTTAAGACACGCATCGAGGGCCAGGTGATGTTTTGCGATTTCTATAATCCAGTGAACAGGACCTACTGCAAACGGTTGCGCGTACTCTGTCCCGAACACTGCAAGGATCCGAAGATCGGTGACACCGAAGTGTGCGGTTGTCCGTTAGTCACGAATGTATTCGATGCCACGGGGGAATTCTGTCGCGCACCCAAGAAGAGCTGCGTAAAGCACTATATGTGGGAGAAGCTGCGACGTGCGGAAATTGATATGGAGAGAGTGAGACAGTGGTTGAAAATCGACGAGCTCGTGGAACAGGAGAGACAGATCCGGTCGAATATGGCAACACGTGCAGGCGTATTGGCTCTAATGCTGCACTCCACTTATAATCACGAGCTAATGGAACAAATGACGCAGGAACAGAGTAGAGAACAACTACAGGCGATGGAAGAGGAGCTACAGAGGAGATACGGTGTTCATCAGAAGGAGCAATGCATGGAATAA